In one Streptomyces sp. NBC_00597 genomic region, the following are encoded:
- a CDS encoding LLM class flavin-dependent oxidoreductase: MSTGMLLGYELPEAGLPDPTAFLLAAARKAEAARVHHLVLGDRPAAGPAGPGTPASLVAVSLLAVSTSRIGLVMTAAPAYHEPYNLARMVASVDHISHGRAGWRVITGPDAAADANHRREGVDPVTDREARAREFVPVVQNLWDTWEDGAFVHEKGTGRFIDSGRVHVLDHRGTLRVRGPLNVVRPPQGHPVVLADASDPLVSAHADVLAVGNPDSALTAAQAGGRPRLGVVTPFVAATEERARELHALAGAPVSDPARAVLTGTPGQLAERLGAWFDRGAVDGFTVRFPPPGPDGTANAERIDEFTDTVLPLLTAAGRFPATYAADTLRGHFGLTRPANRLAERLAAGPERD, from the coding sequence GTGAGCACGGGAATGCTCCTGGGTTACGAACTACCCGAGGCGGGTCTTCCGGACCCCACCGCCTTCCTGCTGGCCGCCGCCCGGAAGGCCGAGGCCGCCCGGGTCCACCACCTCGTCCTCGGGGACCGGCCGGCCGCCGGCCCCGCCGGGCCCGGGACACCGGCCTCCCTGGTCGCGGTGTCCCTGCTGGCCGTCAGCACCAGCCGGATCGGCCTCGTCATGACCGCCGCGCCGGCCTACCACGAGCCGTACAACCTGGCCCGGATGGTGGCCTCGGTGGACCACATCAGCCACGGCCGGGCGGGCTGGCGGGTGATCACCGGACCCGACGCGGCCGCCGATGCCAACCACCGTCGCGAGGGGGTGGATCCGGTCACCGACCGCGAGGCCCGGGCCCGCGAATTCGTGCCGGTCGTCCAGAACCTGTGGGACACCTGGGAGGACGGCGCCTTCGTCCACGAGAAGGGCACCGGCCGGTTCATCGACAGCGGCCGCGTGCACGTCCTGGACCACCGCGGCACGCTGCGGGTCCGCGGGCCGCTGAACGTGGTCCGTCCGCCCCAGGGGCACCCGGTGGTCCTCGCCGACGCCTCCGACCCGCTGGTCTCGGCCCATGCCGACGTGCTGGCCGTGGGCAACCCCGACTCCGCGCTCACCGCGGCGCAGGCCGGCGGCCGACCCCGGCTCGGGGTGGTCACCCCGTTCGTCGCCGCCACCGAGGAACGCGCCCGCGAGCTGCACGCCCTGGCCGGCGCTCCGGTGTCCGACCCCGCACGCGCAGTGCTGACCGGCACCCCCGGGCAGCTCGCCGAACGGCTCGGCGCCTGGTTCGACCGGGGCGCGGTCGACGGTTTCACCGTGCGCTTCCCGCCCCCCGGCCCCGACGGCACCGCGAACGCCGAGCGCATCGACGAGTTCACCGACACGGTGCTGCCCCTGCTCACCGCCGCCGGACGGTTTCCGGCCACGTACGCCGCCGACACGCTGCGCGGTCACTTCGGGCTGACCCGGCCCGCCAACCGTCTCGCCGAGCGGCTCGCCGCCGGCCCGGAAAGGGATTGA